Proteins encoded by one window of bacterium:
- a CDS encoding MBL fold metallo-hydrolase, with the protein MTHPAGPPADWRLETLVVGPLQMNAQLLCAPGAAEAVLIDPGDDPDVLLDAVADSGCRLVALACTHGHFDHISAAAAVQAVWDLPLLHHPDEAALIASLASSRASYGFPPVPAPRCAPLPGGELPFGGGRLRIVHAPGHSRGHVLFIWEGHALVGDVIFAGSVGRTDLPGGDFTVLERSIRREVYTLNDETVLHPGHGPDTTVGRERRSNPFVNDAGR; encoded by the coding sequence ATGACCCACCCCGCCGGCCCGCCGGCCGACTGGCGCCTCGAGACCCTGGTGGTCGGCCCCCTGCAGATGAACGCCCAGCTGCTCTGCGCGCCCGGCGCCGCTGAGGCCGTGCTCATCGATCCGGGCGACGACCCCGACGTCCTGCTGGACGCCGTGGCGGACAGCGGCTGCCGGCTGGTCGCTCTGGCCTGCACGCACGGGCACTTCGACCACATCTCGGCCGCCGCCGCGGTCCAGGCGGTCTGGGACCTGCCGCTGCTGCACCACCCCGACGAGGCGGCGCTGATCGCGAGCCTCGCCTCCAGCCGCGCCTCCTACGGGTTCCCCCCCGTGCCGGCGCCGCGCTGCGCGCCGCTGCCGGGCGGCGAGCTGCCGTTCGGGGGCGGCCGCCTGCGGATCGTCCACGCACCCGGCCACAGCCGCGGTCATGTCCTGTTCATCTGGGAGGGGCACGCCCTGGTCGGCGACGTGATCTTCGCCGGGTCGGTGGGCAGGACGGATCTGCCGGGCGGTGATTTCACCGTGCTGGAGCGCAGCATCCGCCGCGAGGTCTACACCCTGAACGACGAGACCGTGCTCCATCCGGGGCACGGTCCCGACACGACGGTGGGCCGCGAGCGCCGCTCCAACCCCTTCGTGAACGACGCCGGCCGCTAG
- a CDS encoding ParA family protein, producing MGNVIAVVNHKGGTGKTTTALNLAAGLTRYSDITSSCLVIDMDPHGCASSALLGKMNGEPPARSIFDVLRRAITPQDGITSTVFDENIDVIPSHPSLESMARTQLTDRLIKVTQALSTSYGWIIIDTPPNLGILTQNALVASDYALIPTPCTGLAVSTMHQLSALIERIQERQNTWLQVLGVLVTMKDGRTDLHMEAQKELKNHFKGDLFKTMITNNIKIEEAPSAFNSIFSYDSGCLGASLYRDWIKGELM from the coding sequence ATGGGAAACGTCATCGCGGTCGTGAACCACAAGGGCGGCACCGGCAAGACCACCACGGCGCTGAACCTGGCCGCCGGCCTGACCCGCTACAGCGACATCACGTCCAGCTGCCTGGTCATCGACATGGACCCCCACGGCTGCGCCTCCTCGGCCCTGCTGGGCAAGATGAACGGCGAGCCGCCGGCGCGTTCGATCTTCGACGTCCTGCGCCGCGCGATCACGCCCCAGGACGGCATCACCTCGACGGTCTTCGACGAGAACATCGACGTGATCCCGTCCCACCCGTCGCTCGAGAGCATGGCCCGCACCCAGCTCACCGACCGGCTGATCAAGGTCACCCAGGCGCTGTCCACGTCCTACGGCTGGATCATCATCGACACGCCGCCGAACCTGGGCATCTTGACCCAGAACGCCCTGGTCGCCTCCGACTACGCGCTGATCCCGACGCCCTGCACCGGCCTGGCCGTCTCGACCATGCACCAGCTCAGCGCCCTGATCGAGCGCATCCAGGAGCGCCAGAACACCTGGCTGCAGGTGCTCGGCGTGCTGGTGACCATGAAGGACGGGCGGACCGACCTCCACATGGAGGCGCAGAAGGAGCTGAAGAACCACTTCAAGGGCGACCTGTTCAAGACCATGATCACCAACAACATCAAGATCGAGGAGGCGCCCTCGGCCTTCAACAGCATCTTCTCCTACGACTCCGGCTGCCTCGGAGCCTCGCTGTACCGCGACTGGATCAAGGGCGAGCTGATGTAG
- a CDS encoding slipin family protein: MQFLTLSFLPVLMLVLFVLANSLRVLREYERGVIFRLGRLQRVKGPGLILLIPLVDRMVKVSLRIIPMDVPPQDVITKDNVSVKVNAVIYFKVVSPEMAIVGVEDYLYATSQVAQTTLRSVMGQVEMDDLLSERNKLNLQIREIIDKATEPWGVEVSTVEIKDVDLPQEMRRAMARQAEAERERRSKVIHADGEFQASKKLAEAAVVISSDPSAIVLRYLQTLSEIARENNSTTIFPVPIDLFRHFASKPAETKPTETTP; the protein is encoded by the coding sequence ATGCAGTTCCTGACCCTGTCCTTCCTGCCCGTCCTGATGCTGGTGCTCTTCGTGCTGGCCAACTCGCTGCGCGTGCTGCGCGAGTACGAGCGCGGGGTGATCTTCCGCCTGGGCCGCCTGCAGCGCGTCAAGGGGCCGGGCCTGATCCTGCTGATCCCGCTGGTCGACCGGATGGTGAAGGTCAGCCTGCGCATCATCCCCATGGACGTGCCGCCGCAGGACGTGATCACCAAGGACAACGTCTCGGTCAAGGTGAACGCCGTCATCTACTTCAAGGTGGTGTCGCCCGAGATGGCCATCGTCGGCGTCGAGGACTACCTCTACGCCACCTCGCAGGTCGCCCAGACGACCCTGCGCAGCGTCATGGGCCAGGTCGAGATGGACGACCTGCTGTCCGAGCGCAACAAGCTCAACCTGCAGATCCGCGAGATCATCGACAAGGCGACCGAGCCCTGGGGCGTCGAGGTCAGCACCGTCGAGATCAAGGACGTCGACCTGCCCCAGGAGATGCGGCGCGCCATGGCCCGCCAGGCCGAGGCCGAGCGCGAGCGGCGCTCGAAGGTCATCCACGCCGACGGCGAGTTCCAGGCCAGCAAGAAGCTGGCCGAGGCCGCCGTCGTCATCTCGAGCGATCCCTCGGCCATCGTCCTGCGCTACCTGCAGACCCTGAGCGAGATCGCCCGCGAGAACAACTCGACGACGATCTTCCCGGTGCCGATCGATCTCTTCCGGCACTTCGCCTCCAAGCCCGCGGAGACCAAGCCCACGGAGACAACACCGTGA
- a CDS encoding DUF4837 family protein, translated as MIPTRHAAAILGAAGLCLALSLSGCGGGGKNAMVSAVGSYGDVALVVSDPQLDPLLARARGLLSPDESFVLKSEPTYRFRTFAGGKWSGARNYRNVIMAVRWGDGGPVQGAVKRLLPKEALKRALAGRGEVFTVRNPWLHGQVAFVAVAKDADALVTLLNRRAPSMRDTLAADINRRIVADHRAQGLLADTAARQWKRFGFSVELPAAYRENQSEPGGFPAVEWLRTDGSTRGLTVSWEAAADPQSRLVDQPSLVAMRERLGAALHQETIDPASFVWSQETVAGLPAVKLAGSWVDAKTQVGGPFRCYFLAAPDGGRVYCFDLLVYAPQLDKMDDFRRLRAILETVSFRRPA; from the coding sequence GTGATCCCCACCCGCCATGCCGCCGCGATCCTCGGGGCGGCAGGCTTGTGTCTGGCCCTGTCGCTGTCCGGCTGCGGCGGCGGCGGCAAGAACGCCATGGTGTCGGCCGTCGGCTCGTACGGCGACGTGGCGCTCGTGGTGTCCGACCCGCAGCTCGACCCGCTGCTGGCGCGAGCGCGCGGCCTGCTGTCGCCGGACGAGAGCTTCGTCCTGAAATCCGAGCCCACGTACCGCTTCCGCACCTTCGCCGGCGGGAAATGGAGCGGCGCCCGCAACTACCGCAACGTGATCATGGCGGTGCGTTGGGGCGACGGCGGTCCCGTCCAGGGCGCGGTCAAGCGGCTGCTGCCCAAGGAGGCCCTGAAGCGGGCCCTGGCGGGTCGCGGCGAGGTCTTCACCGTGCGCAACCCCTGGCTCCACGGCCAGGTGGCGTTCGTCGCGGTCGCGAAGGACGCCGACGCGCTGGTCACGCTCCTGAACCGCCGGGCCCCGTCCATGCGCGACACCCTGGCCGCCGACATCAACCGCCGCATCGTCGCGGACCACCGCGCGCAGGGCCTGCTCGCGGACACCGCCGCCCGCCAGTGGAAGCGGTTCGGCTTCTCCGTCGAGCTGCCGGCCGCCTACCGCGAGAACCAGAGCGAGCCCGGCGGTTTCCCCGCCGTCGAGTGGCTGCGCACCGACGGCTCCACGCGCGGCCTGACGGTCAGCTGGGAAGCCGCCGCCGACCCGCAGTCCCGCCTCGTGGACCAGCCCTCGCTGGTCGCCATGCGGGAGCGGCTGGGCGCGGCGCTGCACCAGGAGACGATCGACCCCGCGTCCTTCGTCTGGTCGCAGGAGACGGTGGCCGGCCTGCCCGCCGTCAAGCTCGCCGGCAGCTGGGTCGACGCCAAGACCCAGGTCGGCGGCCCGTTCCGCTGCTACTTCCTCGCCGCGCCCGACGGCGGCCGCGTCTACTGCTTCGACCTGCTCGTCTACGCGCCGCAGCTCGACAAGATGGACGATTTCCGCCGCCTGCGGGCCATCCTGGAGACCGTCTCCTTCCGCAGACCCGCCTGA
- a CDS encoding zf-HC2 domain-containing protein, protein MLCRTARQLISQEMDGMLPAEKTPSFEEHLGRCGDCRDHRAELGLGRRLLQATAAEPADAFEWKLQLRLNRALQEAAATRTVPWEDAPRSAAGWWRGFAASSLAGVAVTALVAVLVWPSGPRPVESSARPAATLAAAATTTAAPTTSSRLVTDLSDRLPLTGARTRGTALGGGFLGRPVSQGLLADRARTGERLQPVSLSSGMLAGLDDAAALRAENARLRAGLIGLRDENKTLKALLAARGIAYLDADSQGQSPGR, encoded by the coding sequence ATGCTCTGCCGCACGGCACGACAGTTGATCAGCCAGGAAATGGACGGGATGCTGCCCGCCGAGAAGACACCGTCCTTCGAGGAGCATCTCGGCCGCTGCGGCGATTGCCGCGACCACCGCGCCGAGCTCGGCCTCGGCCGGCGCCTGCTGCAGGCGACCGCCGCCGAGCCCGCCGATGCCTTCGAGTGGAAACTCCAGCTGCGCCTCAACCGCGCCCTGCAGGAAGCCGCCGCGACCAGGACCGTGCCCTGGGAGGACGCGCCCCGCAGCGCCGCCGGTTGGTGGCGCGGCTTCGCCGCCTCTTCGCTGGCCGGCGTGGCCGTGACCGCGCTCGTGGCCGTGCTGGTCTGGCCCTCCGGCCCCCGCCCGGTGGAGTCGTCCGCCCGTCCGGCGGCGACCCTGGCCGCGGCCGCGACGACCACCGCCGCGCCGACGACGTCCTCGCGCCTGGTGACGGACCTCTCGGACCGCCTGCCCCTGACCGGCGCCCGCACCCGCGGCACCGCGCTCGGCGGCGGCTTCCTCGGCCGACCGGTCAGCCAGGGACTCCTGGCCGATCGCGCCCGCACGGGGGAGCGCCTGCAGCCGGTCTCCCTGTCGTCCGGCATGCTGGCCGGCCTCGACGACGCCGCCGCCCTGCGCGCCGAGAACGCCCGCCTGCGCGCCGGCCTCATCGGCCTGCGCGACGAGAACAAGACGTTAAAGGCGTTGCTCGCCGCCCGCGGCATCGCGTACCTTGATGCGGACAGCCAAGGCCAGAGCCCCGGTCGCTGA